From one Mytilus trossulus isolate FHL-02 chromosome 10, PNRI_Mtr1.1.1.hap1, whole genome shotgun sequence genomic stretch:
- the LOC134686610 gene encoding uncharacterized protein LOC134686610 isoform X2, whose translation MYTAHEILGFLTFLHGIVISRRTFYRITKKLGLKRNRASNSGMDIYRQMTYLLREGYSNLGYRSLWKLLNTQCGIRVTQKAVRLMLGVLDPEGVSLRSSHRLRRRRYCSKGPSFTTHIDGYDKLKPFGISIHGAVDGFSRKILWLKAMPSNKNPRVVARFYIDYIKELKGVPRVVRCDAGTENVVIRDIHIALRSSHGDHMSGRNSFSVGRSTANQRIEMLWSFLKTYFTQFWRNFFHDLIDDGLFNNAIPIHLECIRFCFLDIIQTRLNIFTDYWNSHRIRSQRNLEGVTGIPDVLFHQPLLYDAIDYSYPLPCSNISIDRISEVYTETVPMKGCSEEFLNLVELATDTNRIEFPEFTTIQNALIMYRSFIHLLNEIN comes from the coding sequence atgtatactgcTCATGAAATTTTAGGATTTCTTACTTTCTTGCATGGCATTGTTATCAGTAGAAGAACGTTTTACAGAATAACAAAGAAACTAGGCTTAAAGAGGAATCGTGCGTCAAATAGCGGAATGGACATTTATCGGCAGATGACATATTTGCTGAGAGAAGGCTATTCCAATCTGGGGTATAGGTCATTGTGGAAACTTTTGAACACGCAGTGTGGTATTCGGGTTACACAAAAAGCGGTCAGACTTATGCTAGGAGTGTTGGACCCTGAAGGTGTGTCATTGCGTTCATCACATCGATTGAGGAGGAGGAGATATTGCAGTAAAGGTCCGAGTTTCACAACTCATATTGACGGGTACGATAAATTAAAACCTTTTGGAATAAGCATTCATGGTGCTGTTGATGGATTTTCAAGAAAGATACTTTGGCTCAAAGCGATGCCTTCCAACAAAAACCCGCGTGTTGTAGCTCGCTTTTATATCGACTACATCAAAGAATTGAAAGGAGTGCCGCGGGTTGTTCGATGTGATGCCGGAACTGAAAATGTTGTTATTCGAGACATTCATATTGCACTCCGTTCTTCACATGGAGATCATATGTCTGGTAGAAATAGTTTTTCTGTTGGACGATCAACCGCCAACCAACGGATAGAAATGCTTTGGAGTTTTTTGAAAACGTATTTTACCCAATTTTGGAGAAATTTCTTTCATGATCTCATAGACGATGGATTGTTTAACAATGCAATTCCTATTCATCTTGAATGtattagattttgttttttagataTCATCCAAactcgtttgaatatttttacagaTTACTGGAACTCTCACAGAATCCGTTCACAAAGAAACCTGGAGGGAGTTACTGGAATTCCAGATGTTTTGTTCCATCAACCATTGCTGTATGATGCAATTGATTATTCTTACCCCTTACCGTGTAGCAACATAAGCATAGACAGGATTTCAGAGGTGTATACGGAAACGGTGCCGATGAAAGGGTGTTCTGAAGAGTTTCTTAATTTAGTTGAACTTGCAACCGACACTAACAGAATTGAATTCCCAGAATTTACCACAATACAAAATGCTTTGATTATGTACCGTTCTTTCATACACttgttaaatgaaataaattaa
- the LOC134686610 gene encoding uncharacterized protein LOC134686610 isoform X1, with protein MNKLVDVFPGVPQHATVEEIIEYYFKKMYTAHEILGFLTFLHGIVISRRTFYRITKKLGLKRNRASNSGMDIYRQMTYLLREGYSNLGYRSLWKLLNTQCGIRVTQKAVRLMLGVLDPEGVSLRSSHRLRRRRYCSKGPSFTTHIDGYDKLKPFGISIHGAVDGFSRKILWLKAMPSNKNPRVVARFYIDYIKELKGVPRVVRCDAGTENVVIRDIHIALRSSHGDHMSGRNSFSVGRSTANQRIEMLWSFLKTYFTQFWRNFFHDLIDDGLFNNAIPIHLECIRFCFLDIIQTRLNIFTDYWNSHRIRSQRNLEGVTGIPDVLFHQPLLYDAIDYSYPLPCSNISIDRISEVYTETVPMKGCSEEFLNLVELATDTNRIEFPEFTTIQNALIMYRSFIHLLNEIN; from the exons ATGAATAAATTG gtAGATGTATTTCCTGGTGTACCTCAACACGCAACCGTCGAAGAAATTATTGagtattactttaaaaaaatgtatactgcTCATGAAATTTTAGGATTTCTTACTTTCTTGCATGGCATTGTTATCAGTAGAAGAACGTTTTACAGAATAACAAAGAAACTAGGCTTAAAGAGGAATCGTGCGTCAAATAGCGGAATGGACATTTATCGGCAGATGACATATTTGCTGAGAGAAGGCTATTCCAATCTGGGGTATAGGTCATTGTGGAAACTTTTGAACACGCAGTGTGGTATTCGGGTTACACAAAAAGCGGTCAGACTTATGCTAGGAGTGTTGGACCCTGAAGGTGTGTCATTGCGTTCATCACATCGATTGAGGAGGAGGAGATATTGCAGTAAAGGTCCGAGTTTCACAACTCATATTGACGGGTACGATAAATTAAAACCTTTTGGAATAAGCATTCATGGTGCTGTTGATGGATTTTCAAGAAAGATACTTTGGCTCAAAGCGATGCCTTCCAACAAAAACCCGCGTGTTGTAGCTCGCTTTTATATCGACTACATCAAAGAATTGAAAGGAGTGCCGCGGGTTGTTCGATGTGATGCCGGAACTGAAAATGTTGTTATTCGAGACATTCATATTGCACTCCGTTCTTCACATGGAGATCATATGTCTGGTAGAAATAGTTTTTCTGTTGGACGATCAACCGCCAACCAACGGATAGAAATGCTTTGGAGTTTTTTGAAAACGTATTTTACCCAATTTTGGAGAAATTTCTTTCATGATCTCATAGACGATGGATTGTTTAACAATGCAATTCCTATTCATCTTGAATGtattagattttgttttttagataTCATCCAAactcgtttgaatatttttacagaTTACTGGAACTCTCACAGAATCCGTTCACAAAGAAACCTGGAGGGAGTTACTGGAATTCCAGATGTTTTGTTCCATCAACCATTGCTGTATGATGCAATTGATTATTCTTACCCCTTACCGTGTAGCAACATAAGCATAGACAGGATTTCAGAGGTGTATACGGAAACGGTGCCGATGAAAGGGTGTTCTGAAGAGTTTCTTAATTTAGTTGAACTTGCAACCGACACTAACAGAATTGAATTCCCAGAATTTACCACAATACAAAATGCTTTGATTATGTACCGTTCTTTCATACACttgttaaatgaaataaattaa